From Pseudoalteromonas viridis, the proteins below share one genomic window:
- a CDS encoding energy transducer TonB, which translates to MIRFLFSLLAGGAVTFGLFFFMSYLISGGADRADNKKEEIIVEIMSNPPESDVQERKRVPPPPPPPPKQPPKPQPPQPENANPNAGAIGFNMPSIDIGGTAGGLSGPGDFGRDGEATPIVRIEPKYPPQAARDGKEGWVQLRFTINELGGVDDIEIIDAEPKRIFNREAKRALRKWKYRPKIVDGKPQKQPGITVQLDFKLNQDG; encoded by the coding sequence ATGATTCGATTTCTGTTTTCACTTCTTGCAGGTGGGGCAGTAACCTTCGGCTTATTCTTCTTTATGTCCTATCTTATCTCAGGAGGAGCGGATAGGGCTGACAATAAGAAGGAAGAGATCATAGTCGAGATTATGTCGAATCCGCCTGAATCAGATGTGCAGGAGAGGAAGCGTGTACCGCCTCCGCCTCCTCCACCGCCAAAGCAGCCGCCTAAACCGCAGCCGCCTCAGCCTGAGAATGCTAACCCGAATGCAGGTGCGATTGGCTTTAATATGCCTAGCATCGACATCGGTGGCACAGCTGGTGGTTTAAGTGGTCCTGGTGATTTCGGTCGTGACGGTGAAGCAACACCTATCGTTCGTATCGAACCTAAGTATCCGCCTCAAGCAGCGCGTGATGGTAAAGAAGGCTGGGTACAGCTGCGCTTCACTATCAATGAGCTGGGCGGTGTAGATGACATTGAGATCATCGATGCTGAACCAAAGCGTATTTTCAACCGTGAAGCAAAACGTGCGCTTCGCAAGTGGAAATACAGACCTAAAATTGTTGATGGTAAGCCGCAAAAGCAACCTGGTATTACTGTACAACTTGACTTTAAACTTAACCAAGATGGATAG
- a CDS encoding ExbD/TolR family protein yields the protein MARKQRFREEEEAAVDMTPMLDIVFIMLIFFIVTTSFVKEAGIEVKKPKAAQAQQTKNANIFIAIRENGEIWMDKRQVDVERVSANLENLLAEQQTETVIIQADKGAKHGVVVKVMDQIKATDDALKISIAGAK from the coding sequence ATGGCACGTAAACAACGTTTTCGTGAGGAAGAAGAAGCAGCAGTAGACATGACCCCGATGCTTGACATCGTATTCATCATGTTGATCTTCTTCATCGTTACTACCTCTTTTGTTAAAGAGGCCGGTATTGAAGTTAAAAAGCCAAAAGCTGCGCAGGCACAACAAACTAAGAATGCGAACATCTTTATCGCTATCCGTGAAAACGGTGAGATCTGGATGGACAAGCGTCAGGTTGATGTTGAGCGTGTAAGTGCGAACCTTGAAAATCTGTTAGCTGAGCAACAAACCGAGACCGTTATTATCCAGGCGGATAAAGGCGCGAAACACGGTGTGGTTGTTAAGGTAATGGACCAGATTAAGGCAACTGACGACGCCTTGAAGATTTCAATAGCTGGAGCTAAGTGA
- a CDS encoding MotA/TolQ/ExbB proton channel family protein, translating to MLVLVETWESIRDFVATGGDVLYVVAIALFLMWVLMIERYWFLLAEFPKMKKGIVSRWDARQDTTSWYAHRIRDAWISEASEKLDERMLIIKTLVAMCPLIGLLGTVTGMISVFETMATQGTGNPRLMASGISMATIPTMAGMVAALSGVFFSTRLEARAKMAKEKLIDSLPHH from the coding sequence ATGCTAGTCCTGGTGGAGACGTGGGAATCTATCAGGGATTTTGTTGCTACAGGCGGCGATGTATTATACGTGGTCGCGATAGCACTCTTTCTAATGTGGGTATTAATGATTGAGCGCTATTGGTTCCTATTAGCTGAATTTCCTAAAATGAAAAAGGGAATAGTAAGCAGATGGGATGCCCGCCAAGATACTACATCTTGGTACGCACACAGAATCCGCGATGCATGGATTTCTGAAGCGTCTGAAAAATTAGATGAGCGCATGTTGATTATCAAAACATTGGTTGCAATGTGTCCGTTAATCGGTCTACTAGGTACAGTGACAGGTATGATTTCGGTATTCGAAACCATGGCTACACAAGGTACTGGTAACCCTCGATTGATGGCCTCAGGCATCTCAATGGCAACGATACCAACAATGGCTGGAATGGTTGCGGCACTATCAGGTGTATTCTTTAGCACCCGTCTTGAAGCGAGAGCAAAGATGGCTAAAGAAAAACTAATTGATAGCTTGCCACATCACTAG
- a CDS encoding MotA/TolQ/ExbB proton channel family protein: MKKLFKGFAVAAALTVSAGGALNAHANTESLDKILEQVKQNRISEGKINKAREQEFLSDRADKQALLNKAKRDLAAEKARGERLNKQFKQNEVTLAEKETELVNAQGTLGEMFGVVRRNAAEAIGAIEASIISAEKPGRSEVLRSLAAAKELPTTRELEELWIAFQTEMTESAKISTFESEVAELSGDINVKQVTRVGNFNLVTKDGYVVYDAENKQIVPLGKQPSSDVLGTVADLLNTPANQYTPFVVDPTRGAILRLNTQRATVEERWHQGQEVGYIITALLALGALIALVRFVDLMLVGAKIKAQIKNANNPTDNNPLGRILKVYHDNKNQDVENLELKLDEAILRETPRIDAGINIIKILAAIAPLLGLLGTVVGMIMTFESITLFGTGDPKIMAGNISLALVTTALGLIAALPLILLHAIVAGRSKSILHILDEQSAGIVAAHAEKERA, from the coding sequence ATGAAGAAACTATTTAAAGGTTTTGCCGTTGCTGCAGCATTAACAGTTTCTGCTGGTGGCGCGCTGAACGCACACGCTAACACTGAGTCTCTGGATAAAATCCTTGAGCAAGTGAAGCAGAACCGTATCTCTGAAGGTAAAATCAACAAAGCTCGTGAACAAGAGTTCCTGTCAGATCGCGCTGACAAGCAAGCTTTGCTGAACAAAGCTAAGCGTGACCTGGCTGCTGAAAAAGCACGTGGCGAGCGTCTTAACAAGCAATTCAAGCAAAACGAAGTAACACTAGCTGAGAAAGAGACTGAGCTTGTAAACGCACAGGGTACTCTGGGTGAGATGTTCGGTGTTGTACGTCGTAATGCTGCTGAAGCAATCGGTGCAATCGAAGCGTCTATCATCAGTGCTGAAAAGCCTGGACGTTCAGAAGTACTTCGTTCACTGGCTGCAGCTAAAGAACTCCCAACTACTCGCGAGCTGGAAGAACTTTGGATTGCTTTCCAAACTGAAATGACTGAATCAGCTAAGATCTCTACTTTCGAATCAGAAGTAGCAGAGCTAAGCGGTGACATCAATGTTAAACAAGTAACGCGTGTTGGTAACTTCAACCTGGTAACTAAAGACGGTTACGTTGTTTACGATGCAGAAAACAAGCAAATCGTACCACTTGGTAAGCAACCTTCTTCAGACGTTCTAGGCACTGTTGCTGATCTTCTGAACACACCTGCTAACCAGTACACGCCTTTCGTTGTTGACCCAACGCGTGGTGCTATCCTACGTCTGAACACTCAGCGTGCAACTGTTGAAGAACGTTGGCACCAGGGTCAAGAAGTAGGTTACATCATCACTGCATTGTTGGCGCTGGGTGCATTAATCGCTCTTGTTCGTTTCGTTGACCTAATGTTGGTTGGTGCGAAGATCAAGGCGCAAATCAAGAATGCTAACAACCCAACGGATAACAACCCACTGGGCCGCATCTTGAAAGTATACCACGACAACAAGAACCAAGACGTTGAAAACCTTGAGCTTAAGCTTGACGAAGCCATCTTGCGTGAAACGCCTCGCATCGATGCTGGTATCAACATCATCAAGATCCTTGCAGCTATCGCACCGCTACTAGGTCTACTAGGTACGGTTGTTGGTATGATCATGACGTTCGAATCAATCACACTATTTGGTACTGGTGATCCGAAGATCATGGCAGGTAACATCTCTCTAGCACTTGTTACTACTGCGCTTGGTCTAATTGCTGCGCTACCGTTAATCCTACTTCACGCTATCGTTGCGGGTCGTAGTAAATCTATCCTACACATTCTTGACGAGCAAAGCGCGGGTATCGTTGCTGCGCACGCGGAGAAGGAGAGAGCATAA
- a CDS encoding DUF3450 domain-containing protein, translating to MSVKIRKSLVASALFGAAAIASSNVMADPLNDIQKVGQQTQTAAKKSQDKIDGIYGQTIEMVAEYRGIVDETELLKVYNDHVARLVADQNANIESLERQIATVDKTKQDVVPLMYRMIDTLEQFIKADVPFDTEKRLERIERLRETLTNAKVTTSEKYRQVLEAYSIETNYGSAMVASQGSLEVGGKNINVDFARLGRIAYVAQSFDQKQAWVWNTSSKQWDQLGEEYLKPVKDMIRIARGQAAPELVKLPIFGAE from the coding sequence ATGTCTGTTAAAATCAGAAAGAGCCTTGTAGCTTCAGCGCTTTTTGGCGCAGCGGCAATTGCAAGCAGCAATGTGATGGCAGATCCTTTGAATGACATACAAAAAGTAGGTCAGCAAACTCAAACGGCTGCTAAAAAGTCTCAAGACAAGATTGATGGTATCTACGGTCAAACTATCGAAATGGTAGCTGAATACCGTGGAATTGTTGACGAAACAGAACTTCTGAAAGTTTACAACGATCACGTAGCACGTTTGGTTGCAGACCAAAATGCAAATATCGAATCTCTAGAACGTCAGATCGCGACGGTTGATAAAACTAAGCAAGACGTTGTGCCTTTGATGTATCGCATGATTGATACACTCGAGCAATTCATCAAAGCGGACGTGCCGTTTGATACTGAAAAGCGTCTAGAACGCATCGAAAGACTACGTGAAACGCTAACTAACGCGAAAGTAACGACGTCTGAAAAATACCGTCAGGTACTTGAAGCATACAGCATTGAAACTAACTACGGTTCAGCAATGGTAGCTTCTCAAGGTTCACTTGAAGTAGGCGGTAAGAACATTAATGTTGACTTCGCCCGCCTGGGTCGTATCGCTTATGTTGCTCAGTCTTTTGACCAGAAGCAAGCATGGGTTTGGAATACCAGCAGCAAGCAGTGGGATCAGCTAGGTGAGGAATACCTGAAGCCTGTCAAAGACATGATCCGTATCGCACGTGGTCAGGCTGCCCCAGAACTAGTTAAACTACCTATTTTCGGCGCGGAGTAA
- a CDS encoding CatA-like O-acetyltransferase encodes MKQLTSSDWPRAEHFDFYLGFEQPFFSITTRLKTGSLYTLCKQRQLSFTYSYLYCLSKACQNYAPIRYRIVNSRPCVVEEVDMSCVFLREDRSFRFVPLVACEDIHDYIKKNDAQKKAFLEQPLVSEHFLATCNNPQQLYLSILPWFDFTSFSHARNAKDNLGIPKCVFGQLDPQTGELPFSVEVHHGLMDGLHVAEFIQEIETQCKILSEQLLA; translated from the coding sequence ATGAAACAACTCACTTCATCAGACTGGCCCCGGGCCGAACACTTTGATTTTTATCTAGGCTTTGAACAGCCTTTTTTTAGCATTACCACCCGCCTTAAAACAGGTTCACTATATACGCTGTGTAAGCAACGCCAGCTTTCGTTTACCTATAGTTATTTATATTGTTTGAGCAAAGCTTGCCAAAACTACGCGCCCATTCGTTACCGCATAGTCAATAGCCGTCCTTGCGTTGTTGAAGAAGTCGACATGAGTTGTGTGTTTTTACGTGAAGACAGAAGCTTTCGATTTGTGCCTTTGGTTGCTTGTGAGGACATCCACGACTACATTAAAAAGAATGATGCACAGAAAAAGGCGTTTCTGGAGCAGCCCTTGGTTAGTGAACACTTTTTGGCAACCTGCAATAACCCGCAACAACTTTATTTATCTATTTTGCCATGGTTCGATTTTACTAGCTTCAGTCATGCCCGAAATGCAAAAGATAACCTTGGCATCCCAAAATGCGTGTTCGGCCAACTTGACCCACAAACCGGCGAACTGCCATTTTCAGTTGAGGTACATCATGGGTTGATGGACGGATTGCATGTAGCAGAATTTATCCAGGAAATAGAAACGCAGTGCAAAATACTGTCTGAACAGTTATTAGCCTGA
- a CDS encoding Leu/Phe/Val dehydrogenase yields MAVFNQVEFDNHEQVVFCSDEASGLKAIIAVHNTKLGPAVGGCRLWDYADDVDAVYDVLRLSKGMTYKNAVARLPFGGGKSVIIGDAKKIKSEALFRAFGKHLERLGGSYYSAEDVNITTGDVMTMHKETNYVMGLEGKSGNPSPFTALGTFLGIKAAYQHKHGHQDLSGVKVSVQGLGAVAYTLCKHLHEAGAELFVTDINQASIDRVVNDFGATAVSIDEIYDLDVDVYAPCALGATVNDDTIPRIKASIIAGCANNQLAESRHGEILREKGVLYAPDYVINAGGIINVYYETKPEGYSEAAATKHVEGIYDTLTEIFVRSDAEQKSTHLIADELAQEIIANGL; encoded by the coding sequence GTGGCTGTATTTAACCAAGTTGAATTTGATAACCACGAACAAGTGGTTTTTTGTTCTGATGAAGCATCGGGCCTGAAGGCAATCATTGCTGTTCATAACACTAAGCTGGGTCCGGCGGTTGGCGGTTGTCGCCTGTGGGACTATGCAGATGATGTTGATGCTGTATACGATGTATTGCGTCTGTCAAAGGGGATGACTTACAAGAACGCAGTTGCCCGTTTGCCTTTTGGTGGCGGTAAGTCTGTGATCATCGGTGATGCTAAAAAAATCAAATCTGAAGCTTTATTCAGAGCATTTGGTAAGCACCTTGAGCGCCTTGGCGGTAGCTACTATTCAGCCGAAGATGTGAACATCACCACCGGCGATGTGATGACGATGCATAAAGAAACCAATTATGTAATGGGTCTTGAAGGCAAAAGCGGTAATCCGTCACCTTTCACTGCTCTGGGTACATTCCTGGGTATTAAGGCGGCTTATCAGCACAAACATGGCCATCAGGATTTGTCTGGTGTGAAAGTATCGGTGCAGGGCTTGGGCGCTGTTGCATATACTTTATGTAAGCACCTGCATGAAGCGGGCGCAGAGCTGTTTGTGACGGACATCAACCAGGCATCAATTGACCGAGTTGTGAACGACTTTGGCGCAACCGCCGTGAGTATTGATGAAATCTACGATCTGGATGTTGATGTTTATGCCCCTTGTGCTTTGGGTGCAACGGTAAACGATGACACGATCCCTCGTATTAAAGCCAGCATCATTGCGGGCTGTGCGAATAACCAGCTTGCTGAATCAAGACATGGTGAGATCTTGCGTGAGAAGGGCGTGCTGTATGCACCTGATTACGTCATCAATGCCGGCGGCATCATCAACGTGTATTACGAAACTAAGCCGGAAGGCTATAGTGAGGCTGCGGCGACCAAACATGTTGAAGGCATCTACGACACTTTGACAGAGATCTTTGTTCGCTCTGATGCTGAGCAAAAATCAACGCACCTGATTGCCGACGAGCTTGCACAGGAGATCATCGCAAACGGTTTGTAA
- a CDS encoding fumarate hydratase, giving the protein MSTIRQQDFIDSIEDALQYISYYHPLDFVQALEKAYDKEQSKAAKDAIAQILINSRMSAEGKRPLCQDTGIVTCFVKVGMDVKWDKTDLTVQQMVDEGTRRAYTNPDNPLRASIVADPAGARKNTKDNTPSVVHIDMVPGAEVEVMIAAKGGGSENKTKMVMLNPSDDVAAWVEKTLPTMGAGWCPPGMLGIGIGGTAEKAAVLAKESLMDPVDIHELMERGAETAEEKLRLEIFERANKLGIGAQGLGGLTTVVDVKIKSAPTHAASKPVVMIPNCAATRHVHFTLDGSGPADLKAPKLEDWPEVTWEVGEDTRRVNLDEITKDDIQDWKMGETVLLSGKILTGRDAAHKRLQDMINSGEGLPEGVDLTNKFIYYVGPVDAVGDEVVGPAGPTTSTRMDKFTDLMLEKTGLIGMIGKAERGPATVESIKENKAVYLMAVGGAAYLVAKAIKKARVVAFEDLGMEAIYEFEVEDMPVTVAVDSDGVNAHTQGPAIWKAKIEELDSKLK; this is encoded by the coding sequence ATGAGTACTATTCGTCAGCAAGACTTCATTGACAGCATCGAAGATGCATTGCAATACATTTCTTATTATCACCCGTTAGATTTTGTTCAGGCTTTAGAAAAAGCGTACGACAAAGAGCAAAGTAAAGCTGCTAAAGATGCCATTGCGCAGATCTTAATTAACTCCCGTATGTCGGCAGAGGGCAAACGTCCATTATGTCAGGACACCGGAATTGTGACCTGTTTTGTAAAGGTCGGTATGGATGTTAAATGGGACAAGACGGACCTGACTGTGCAGCAAATGGTGGATGAAGGTACACGTCGTGCTTACACTAACCCGGATAACCCATTGCGTGCTTCAATTGTTGCAGATCCCGCAGGTGCACGTAAAAACACCAAAGACAATACGCCGTCTGTTGTGCACATCGATATGGTACCGGGCGCTGAAGTTGAAGTGATGATCGCAGCCAAGGGTGGCGGTTCTGAGAACAAGACTAAAATGGTAATGTTGAACCCGTCAGACGATGTTGCTGCCTGGGTAGAGAAAACCTTACCGACTATGGGCGCTGGCTGGTGTCCGCCTGGCATGCTGGGGATAGGTATTGGTGGTACGGCTGAAAAAGCCGCGGTACTGGCAAAAGAATCACTGATGGATCCGGTTGATATCCACGAGCTTATGGAGCGTGGCGCAGAAACAGCAGAAGAAAAACTACGTCTGGAAATTTTTGAGCGTGCAAACAAACTCGGTATTGGTGCACAGGGCCTGGGCGGTCTGACTACGGTTGTAGACGTTAAAATCAAGTCAGCCCCAACACATGCCGCCTCTAAGCCAGTTGTTATGATCCCTAACTGTGCTGCAACCCGCCACGTGCACTTTACGCTAGACGGTTCGGGTCCTGCTGATCTGAAAGCGCCTAAGCTGGAAGACTGGCCAGAAGTGACCTGGGAAGTGGGCGAAGATACACGCCGCGTTAACCTGGATGAGATCACCAAAGACGATATTCAGGACTGGAAAATGGGCGAGACCGTTCTCTTGTCTGGTAAGATCCTGACAGGCCGTGACGCAGCACATAAACGTCTGCAGGATATGATTAATTCAGGCGAAGGGTTGCCCGAAGGCGTTGACTTAACTAACAAGTTTATTTACTACGTAGGCCCTGTGGATGCCGTTGGCGATGAAGTTGTAGGTCCTGCTGGTCCAACAACGTCGACTCGTATGGATAAATTCACCGATCTGATGTTAGAAAAAACCGGCCTGATCGGCATGATTGGTAAAGCAGAGCGTGGCCCGGCAACGGTTGAATCTATCAAGGAAAACAAAGCGGTTTACCTGATGGCTGTAGGTGGCGCCGCTTACCTGGTAGCCAAAGCGATTAAGAAAGCCAGAGTGGTGGCGTTTGAAGATCTGGGCATGGAAGCAATCTACGAATTTGAAGTAGAGGACATGCCAGTGACTGTTGCTGTAGACAGCGACGGTGTGAACGCCCATACTCAGGGCCCGGCTATCTGGAAAGCCAAAATTGAAGAGCTGGATAGCAAGCTTAAATAA